GCCGATTGACCCCCACCAAGGAGCCCCCCCATGACCACCGCCCTGCTCGTCATCGATGTCCAGACCACCCTCTGCGTCGGCCCCTGGGCCGTGCACGATGCGGCCGGCCTGATCGACCGGATCAACAGCGTGTCGCGCACCGCGCGTGCGGCGGGGGCGCCGGTGGTGTTCATCCAGCACGAGGACGACCACCCGCTGATGCGCCATGGCAGCGAGGGCTGGCAGCTGGCGCCCGGGCTGGAGACGGCCGAGGGCGACCTGTTCGTGCGCAAGACGACGCCCGATTCCTTCTTCAAGACGGACCTGATGGGCAAGCTGCAGGCCCGGGGCGTGACGGCGCTGATCGTCTGCGGGGCGCAGACGGATTTCTGCGTGAGCACCACCACCCTGGGCGCGCTGGAGCACGGCTTTCCGGTGACGCTGGTGTCCGATGGCCACTCGACGCTGGACAACGGGGTGCTGACGGCGCCGCAGATCATCGCCCACCACAACCGCACGCTGTCCCACATGGACAGCTTCGGCGTGAAGGTGACGCTGGTGCCGGCCGCCGAGGTGACCTTCCCCCCGGCGGCCTGAGCGGCTGACCCGTCAGGTCACCACCCTGCTCAGAAGCGCTGGGTCACCCCCAGCACCACGCCGCGGCGCGGGCCGTACTGGGC
This sequence is a window from Ideonella dechloratans. Protein-coding genes within it:
- a CDS encoding cysteine hydrolase family protein, which encodes MTTALLVIDVQTTLCVGPWAVHDAAGLIDRINSVSRTARAAGAPVVFIQHEDDHPLMRHGSEGWQLAPGLETAEGDLFVRKTTPDSFFKTDLMGKLQARGVTALIVCGAQTDFCVSTTTLGALEHGFPVTLVSDGHSTLDNGVLTAPQIIAHHNRTLSHMDSFGVKVTLVPAAEVTFPPAA